In Deltaproteobacteria bacterium, the genomic window GGCCGGAAGACCCGAGCAAGAGAGCCCCGGATAACCCCAAAAACACCCCTTGAAGAAGATTCCCCGCCGCCCGAGAGTAGCTCAACCCCCGCATTCTCTTTATGGTTCCCGTTACAAACCATCTCTTCGATGTCAACATATGGCGCACGTATTACTCTGTCAAGGCTTTCAAATATGGAAGCGGCATGAAGGCGGGATGTCCGGCTTCCGCATTCTCTGTTCTCCGACTTCCGTACTGTCTCGGCCGGGCAGTGAGCCATAAGCCTCGCGCCCGACTGTGCCCGGGCACCGGTGGGGCATTGGCCGTAGGCATGATGCACGGGATCATCAACGAGGGTTTTACGATAAGGCCTTCGTGGAGAACCGGACGACCGGGTTCGAGAAGAAAGAACCAGCTTTGCATGGGACGGGATATTTCTGTTGACGGACAACTCCTTTTTTCCTATATTCATCCCACCACAAAGCAGGCTCATGTGCTGGACTCGAAAGACCGCTTCTGAAACAACCCGGTACAGGGTCAAAAAGAAAAGAAAGTCACGGCAACGACAGCTTCAAGCTCGATGTTCACCTTTTCTGCAGGGGAAGGAAATGATCGAATCCCATCCGGCGGCCCTGGGCAATAGGATCGTGGCAAAAGCCCGGCAGCTCGGGGCTACCCTCGCAGGGATCGCCGCTGCTTCTGACCTCGCGAAGGCACCTTCCTATGAACTTGCCGGTAGGGACGCCCGGCTGATCGAGGGCCGATCGCTGGTGGTTTTGGCTCTTGTCCATCACGAGTCCGAACCGGAGCTGGACTGGTGGGAGGCGAACACGACCAGCCCCGGCGACCTGAGGCTGGAACAGGTGGGGAAACAGCTTGTGGAATGGCTGAAACAGGAGCACCGGATTCACGGGCAGTTACTTCCCTACCGCGTGGAGAAGGGCGGCGTTTTCCTGAAAGACGCCGCCGTGCTTGCCGGAATCGGGATCGTAGGCCGTAACAACCTGTTGATCACACCGGAATTCGGGCCGCGGGTACGCATGCGCGCCCTGCTGGTGGATGCCCGGATACACAGGCTTCCGCGCGAGGATTTCGATCCCTGTTCAGGCTGTGATATGCCTTGCCGCCGGGCCTGTCCCCGGGACGCCTTTGAGCCTGGCTTCTACCTGCGGGTGCGTTGTCAGGGCCAGATGCAGGCGGACATAGCCACGGCCAGCGGGCCCATACGATACTGCCGCCTGTGCGAGTTGGCCTGCAATATGGGGACGGAACGCGTGTTTTGAACCGACTCATCGGGGGGTCACGGACAGCTCGTGATTCTCATGACCAGGGCAATCGCATCGACTCTACTCTCGGCTCGGTGCGCCGGGCAGGGTCGGGAGACAGCCGGTTCCCAACAGCCCGGCATTGTAAAATCATTACCTAGTGTGCTATGAATCAGGTAGGCAGGAAAGCAGGAAATAAGTACCCAAGCGCGACTTTGTGATGTATCGGGGAAAAGGAGGCGCCTGATGAGACCCGTCGTGATTTCCCTGTCTCTGCCCTTGTTTCTCCTCCTTTGGTCGGTCAGTCTGTTCTGCCAAGAGGCCGTTCCCCTCGGCCTGCCGCCCGTGCCCGTTCCGGAGGACAATCCACAAAGTGCGGAAAAAGTCGTGTTAGGGGAAAAGCTGTTCAAGGACAGACGGTTCAGCGCGGACGGAACGATCAGCTGCGCCCATTGCCACAACCCCGCAAAAGCCTTCACCGACGGTCTGCCCGTGGCAGAGGGCATCGGAAGGCTCAAAGGAACTCGCAATTCGCCCACGGTAGTCAACTCGGCCTATTATACGAGTCTCTTCTGGGACGGCCGGCGTCCGAGTCTGGAAGAGCAGGCCAAAGACCCCTTTGTAAACTCCGTGGAGCATGGTCTCGGCGGGGCCCAAGATTTCCACCGGTTTGTTGTTAAGATCATCCAGCAGGATCAGGACTATCTCGACCGCTTCAAGGCGGTCTTCGATGTCGAAGCCGAACAGATCACCATCGACCACGTGGTAAAGGCGATTGCCAGCTTTGAGCGGACCCTCATCTCAGGTGACTCCCCCTTTGACCGCTACATGTACGGAGAGGATAAGAGCGCCCTGTCCGAGTCTGCGAAAAGAGGTCTGGAACTTTACAAAGGAAAGGCTCGCTGTCAGGAATGCCACACTATCAGCGCGAACTATGCCCTGTTCACCGATAACAAATTCCATAACCTTGGGGTAGGATTCAGGAAGATCAGGCCCAGGCTCCGGGAGATCGTCAGAGAATTCAGGATGGCCAAACACAAGGGCGGGGAGCTGGATGAATCCATCCTCACCAAGGCAGAGATCTCTGAGCTTGGCCGTTTCGTGGTCACTCTTAAGACATCCGATATAGGCGCGTTCAAGACCCCCACCCTGCGAAACATCGCCGTAACAGGGCCCTATATGCACGACGGGAGCCTGGAGAGCCTCGAAGAAGTGATGGCGCTTTACAACAAGGGCGGAGAGAAGAATCCTTTTTTGGGAAGCGTCAGGGTTCTCAACCTGACAGAAGAGGAGATCAGGGATATCATTGAATTCCTGAAATCCCTGACCAGCCCGGAATACGTGCATCTAATGGAGACCGAGGGGGTGGTCAAGGATAGCCCTTGAGCAAGGAGGGAATCATGGAAAAAGAGAACTCGGTGAGCCGACGCTCCTTTTTGAGAATGGCCTTGGCCTTCACGGGTGCCTCCATGTTGCCCCTCAAGGCCGTCGAGGTCTGCTGGGGCAAAGGGGGGGAAACATTTACCTTCGGTGTCATTTCCGATTCCCATCTTACCCATGTGAGGGGAACCGAATTTGTGACCAACTTCGACAGGGGACTGCGCCAGGCAGTGGCCGAGGTAGGGCTGATGTGGCCTGAGCCTGACTTCATAGTGTTCGGGGGAGACCTGGCCCAGCTCGGCAAGAAAGAGGAGATCGATCACGGGCTCGAAATCCTATCCAGGATCGATGTGCCCATCAGATTCGTAATCGGCGAACACGACTACTACCTGGACCTGGGCAAGTACTGGCAGGAAAAGGTAAGCAAGCTCCATTACAGTTTCGATCACAAGGGGGTCCACTTCGTCACCCTGAACAGCATTCTCACCTTCGAAGACTGGATAAGGCGCTGGTCCACTCCGGAAGAACGTATGAGACAGATGGCACGGCTGGACAATCCACAGGGTTCACCGTTCATGGTGGGGCTCGAACAGATCAACTGGCTTAGAGACGACCTCTCCAAGGTTGACCACGACAGACCGGTGATAGTTCTCTCTCACTCGCCCCTTTACAAGATATTCAAGCCATGGAACTTTTGGACCGAGGATGCGGAGATCGTCCAGAGCCTCCTGAGACCTTTCAAGAACGTGACGGTCCTGCACGGCCATGTACACCAGATTCTCTACAACCAGATCGGAAACATAGGTTTTCAGGCCTGGATGTCGACGGCGTGGCCGTGGCCCTATCCTCTCGCATACACCCAGAAACCGAACATGATCCCAAAGATGACCGTTTTCATGAATCGGGCAGACCCTTTCCACGAGAGAGACGCGACCGGGTGGTCCCAGGTTACGGTCGATGGTGGCAATGTGTCCCAGCACTATGAACTGTGGGAGAACACCTCAAGGACGGTCCGTTTCGATGAAAGACTCGGGCACCCTGTGGATGTCGAGTATCAGGATCCCCAAAGGCGGATCCCCCCCCAGACCCATTACTAAAGGAGGGTTCTCATGGGCCGGAAGGTTATCTTCCCGGTAGTGTCGGCAATCATCCTGGCAGTGGGCATGATCCCAGCCTTGAGGGCCGACGAATTCACGGAGAAAGATCTGAAGAAATGGAAGGGCGCTTTCATGCAGGTGGTCTCGGAAGGGGAAAGGCTCTTCCACAGCGCCATCGGAAGCAACAGCGTCTCCTGTGACATGTGCCACCCCAATGCCGCCAATACCCATCCCGAGACCTACCCCAAGTTTCAGAAGCAGCTGGGCGCAGTGGCGACCTTGCGGGACATGATCAACTGGTGTATTCAAAACCCCCTGGAGGGTGAACCTCTGCCCCTCTATGATCCCAGGATGATCGCCCTGGAGGCTTATATCACCTGGGAGAGACGGGGGGTACCCCTCGACCCTGGAAAGCACTAGCCAGACACCAGACCTTTCAGGGACTACTAATCGAGAGCGGCCTCTTCGACCTCGACCCCGACCTCTCGGAGAGCCTGGAAAAAACGAGCGAGCTCTTCTTCGTGGACGGGAATCCCCTTCTTTGACCGTTCTTCCTCTTCCATGGCCTCGAGCTCCCCGGGAAAGTAGACCCTCTGGAACCCTTTCATTGGGGGGCATGTAACGCAATCGTCGATCAACCTGTCTACTTTCCCTTTGAAGGTTTCAGTGCCGGCGAAGCAACCCGGATCGAGGACAAACATGAAGAACGAAGCCCCGTAGGGCGTTGTCAGATCCTCCAGGGGAGGAACCTCCTTTCCGCAGAAGAACCCCGTGAGAGCCCCGGTGAGGAGATCCACCACCAGGCCGAGGCCGTATCCCTTGTGGCCGGCCATGGGAAGCAAGAAACCCTCCCGTGCCATTTGGGGGTCGGTCGTCGGGTTTCCTTGCCGGTCGACGGCCCACCCCTGGGGGATTCCCTCCCCTCTCTTGAGATAGTCGTTGATCTTGCCTGCCGAAGAAGCGCTTGTCGCCATGTCGACAACCAGGGGCGGGTACTTTCCGGTTGGAAAGGCGAAACTCATCGGGTTGGTCCCATGAACCCCCTCACGCCCTCCGTAACCGGTATTGACCTAGCCGGTCCGACCTCAATCCATATCCAGGCATTCACGAGTTTTGTGTTGACAAAGGGATACCCGCAGCTTATAAGAGAACAGGTGGTATGACTTATACTTACAGTCGTCACAGCCCCAATTCAAGCGGGGACAGGCCATTCGACCCTGACCTTGTGTGGGTCCTCTGCCCAAAGAAGACGCGGTGACTGCTTAGCCCTTTGGCGACGGGACGGGCCAGGCGTCCGTGAAAAAGACGCGATGGACTGTGTCCGAAAGGCGAGGAGTTTAGTCTCTAACAGGAGGTAGGCGAACTCATGGGAAAGCCGATCGAGGGAATCATCACGGCCGTCGTCACACCTTTCGATGAGAACGAAAACGTCGATGAGGCGGCCTTCAGGAAGATAATCAACTACCTTATCGAAAGCGGAGTGAATGGACTCTTTCCCGCGGGGAGCCAGGGTGAGTTCTTTGCCCTGACCGACGAAGAGAAGAAGAGATTGATCGACGTCGCCGTGGAAGAGGCCGGGGGGAGAGTATTTGTCATGCCCAACACGGGGGCAATCACCACGAGAGAATCCATCGCGCTCACCCAGTACGCGGAAAAGGCCGGCGCAGATTGTGTCTCCATAATTACCCCCTTCTTCATTCATCCGAATCAGGAGGAGCTTCGTGAGCATTTCAGAGCGATCTGCCAATCGGTCGAGATCCCCGTCCTGTGCTACAACAACCCGGGCAGGACAGGGGGCGTGAGCTTGACCCCCGAAACCCTCGCGAGCCTGGCAGGGGAACTGCCAAACTTTGCAGGAATCAAAGACAGCTCCGGAGATCTCACGCAGGTGGCCGAGATGATCCGTCTTTGCCCTCCGGATTTCAGGGTGATCATGGGAAGGGATACCCTCATATACGGCGGCCTTATGTATGGGGCGGCAGGGGCGATTGCCGCAACCTCCAACGTGGCACCCAGGCTGGTTGTGGGAATCTATCAGGCCTTCAAAGCAGGTGATCATGAAAAGGCGAAAGATTACCAGCGTCAACTGGCCCCCCTCAGGATGGCCTTCGGCTTGGGGTCGTTCCCTGTAGTGATCAAGGAGGCCTTGACCATGATAGGGCTCCCTGCAGGGCGCTGCAGAAGACCTATTCAACCGTTGAGTGATCAAAACAGGAGGCAGCTCCACGACATCCTTCTAGAGATGGGGATTGTCTCCGGATAGAACAAGGACCGGGATTCATGAACAGGTCTTCTCAAACCATCAACCGCTTCAACCCGATTAAGAAGAGAAAGATCTACGATGAGGTTTACGACCAGCTCATCTCGCTCATCAGCACTGGAGGACTGAAACCAGGGGAGCAGCTACCTTCTAGAACGACTATTGGCAAAAGAACTGAAGGTGAGCAGGCAATCGATCAGGGAGGCCGTGAAAAAGGCGGAAGCCCAGGGGCTGATTTCGGTCCGCCAGGGTGAGGGAGCCGTTGTTCTCCCAGCGGTTTCCGATTGGATGGAAGGCCTGAAGGCTCGCACAATACCCTGATGGTCCACATGATGACCTCGATAAACCGGTAAGTCCACACCGGACTGATCGATCAGGCTGAAAAAGGTGAGGAACTACCCTATGGATTCCCGGTTCAAGGTGCTTCTCTATGAGCCCATGCATGCCGAGGGGACAAGGCTCTTGGAGGAGAAATGCCGTGTTGTCTACGCGGACTCCTTTGACGAGGAAGCCCTGATAAGACAGGCCAGCGACGTAGACGGCATCGTCATCCGGGCAAATGGATCGGTGTCACGCCCTGTTATCGAGTCGGCCCCGCGGCTCAAGGTGATCGGGAGACACGGAGTGGGGCTGGAGAACATCGACCTGAAAGCGGCCCGGGAACGTGGGATCACGGTGGTATATACACCAGATGCCAATACCGAGAGTGTGGCCGAACACTTCGTGGCCCTGGCGCTCATGCTTGCCAAGAAGATGGTCCTTGCGGACAGGGCTCTCCGAGCAGGAACATGGCAGGCCAGGTATGAACTCATAGGAGAGGAGCTCAGGGGTAAGACCCTGGGCGTCATGGGATTCGGGAGAATCGGCCAACAGACAGCGCGCATCTGTCGTTACGGTTTCGGCATGGCCGTGCTCTACCATGATCTGGTCCGCTATCCGAGAGTGGAAAAAGAACTCGGTGCAAAGCCCTTGGATCCGGAAACCCTTTTCGCGGAGGCGGATTTCGTCTCGATCAACCTTCCCCTTCTGGACCAAACCAGGGGACTCGTCGATGCTCACCTCCTCAGGCGTATGAAGCCTACAGCCTTCCTGATCAACATGGCCAGAGGGCCGGTCTGGAAGGAGTCGGACGTAGTGAGAGCCCTCGAAGAACATTGGATCGCCGGTGCTGGATCAGACGTATACGAAGTGGAACCCGCTCCTGCTGACAACCCCTTGTTCGCTCAGGACAGCTTCGTGGGGACCCCACACATGGCCGCCCACACGGAAGAAGGCATGATCCGGATGAGCATGGTGGCCCGGGATATCATCGCGGTTTTGGAGGGCCGTGCCCCTGAATTCCCTGTACCTCTCGAAGCCCTGAAATAGGCTGAGCCGTGCCGCCCGGCAGAGAAGACCAAAGGTTTCAGATCAGCCGTCTCCCCCGGCAATGAAAGAGATGCCGCCTTCAGCTACCGGCTCCTGGCAACCCCCACACGGGCGCAGTAGCCACTGAGAGGGCAGGTGCTGCATCTGGGGCTGACAGGGCGACAGATCCTCTGGCCAAAGGAGACCAGCATATCGTTGATCTCGATCCAGTAACGTTTGGGGAGTTTCTCTCTCAGGGCGAACTCCGTCTCCTTCGGCGTCTTGGTGGCCACATAGCCCCAGCGGTTGGTAATGCGGTGAACATGTGTATCCACACAGATCCCGGGCTTACCGAAGCCCAGGGTGATGACCAGGTTTGCGGTCTTCCTTCCCACTCCTTTGAACCTCAGGATTTCATCGATTCTGTCAGGAACCCGGCCGCCGTACCGTTCAATAAGCGTTCTCGAGATTTCGAGGATGGTTCTTGCCTTGTTACGGTAGAACCCCACAGGGTAGATAGCCTTTTCGATTGCCTCGGGGGAGAGCCTGATCATCTCTTCAGGCCTACGGGCCAAAGCGAAGAGCCGCTTTGAGGCCCTGTCAGTGGTTTCATCTTGAGTCCTCAGGCTGAGGAGGCAGGAGATCAGCACCTGGTAGGGATCCCGGCGCCGGGCAACCTGAGTCACGGCAGGATCTTCCCACGGTTTCACCGTTTGACGGAGAATTCGAACCACCTCGTCTATGTGCCGGTCTTTCATGTCCAACCTCTTGGCCGCGATCCCTGGCCCTTCTCAAAACGGCCCCTTCGATACTCCCAAAGAGCAACAAGCCCTGTAAACAACCGTTTCCCCTATCAAAACAGAATACCAGGGCAAGTCAATGCAAGATGCGCCAGGAGTTCCCCATCTTTTGTGGAATCTTCCTTGGAGTGTGGAGTTTCTCGATTTTCGGGGATGTTTCCTCCTAATCTCTGAGAATCCAGGACCTGGCCATTGAAATATACTGGATTTTCTATGAAAATGTTTTCCATTGTCGGGCGGTTAGGGTCCACCTTCTCGACGAGCCGACATGCCTCTGCCTCGGCAACCCGTCTGATGACGGGGAATCGGCAGTTTCTTGCTCTACTGGCATTCATATTGCGTGCGGGAAAAATATACAATAGATAGTGAATAAAGGTGAGGTCCCAGTTACTTTCCGAGGGATCCTTTGGAGGTTGGCTGTGCCGCTACCCATGGGCCATGCAGCGATCGGTTTGACTACCTACGGGGTCTGTAATTCAGATGAGCCTATTCTCAGCCGGTGGAAGGTCTTTGCCGGAGTGGTGGTTCTCTCGAACCTTCCCGACATCGATATTCTCGTCGGCCTCCTCGTGCGGGGCAACGGTAACGCTTTTCATAGAGGGCCCACACACAGCCTCCTCTTCGCGCTGACGGCCGGTCTGCTGGCGGCCAATGCCTGGCGGCTCTGGCCCAAGGCTCCAAGATTCGGATTTGCAACCGGCTTTCTCGTTACCCTCTCGCATGTCCTGGCCGATGCCCTGCTCACCCAGTCACAGGTCTCTTTCTTATGGCCTCTGAGTGTCAACTGGAGCCATGGACACATGGGATGGCACGATCTGATCGGTTCCGTTCTCCTTGGCAGCTTCAGGGACTTCGAAATTGTCGCCGCGTGCGGGCTCTTCTTGTTCCTCTATCGGTGGACTCGGGGGTTTCGAATATTCGAAAGGCGATCAAGAACCGCAATCGTCTCCAAGGTCCGTCGCGGCCCGTCGTCGGGATGATCGATCCCTGGGAGAGCCCCTCAGTTCTCTTCCTTGACCGTCCATCTGGCGGTCTTCTTGATCGCGGCGATCCGGCTGTCTTCCGGTATGACAACCCGGTAGCTCGCCTCCTCGCCCGGTGCGAGAACGGGAGGGTCGGTGGGGGCTGTGCCGAAGCGGAGGAAATTACCCGCCTTGTCGTAGTATTTTATCGTGATCTTTATGTCCTTCATGGTGTAGTTCGACGTATTTTTGACAAAACCCATGACAAGGAAGGATCCGTTCTCCTTGAAGTTGTTGCCTTCGGTAAAGGTCAGGTCCGCTGCAAGGGCGAAGGTGGCAGCGCCAAGCAGGATCAGTCCTGCAAGGGGTCCGATCTTCTTCATAGGACTTCCTCTCTGAAGGGATTGCACGGTGTTTTGATTGCAAAAAGCGTGCCCGAACGTTGCAAACCCACATGCTTGCAGACCGAAGGTCACCGTCCCAAACCCTGGGGTCTTGCCACGGTTTACAAAAGAGGTAAATTGAGCGATACTAGGTCTTGGTGAGAGGGAAGCAATTCGGTCTGTTCGGTGATTAGGAGACGGAATGCCGATGGGGCCAAAAGAACCAACCGCCGGCTGGATCGCGAACGGCTGGAAATCAGCTTCGAAATTGGGAAGAGTGATGAGCTTTGCCGGCCTCTTGAGATGGGGCGTTCTCTGTGTGGGCCTTATCTGTTTGGGATGTGCCTCGAGGGGGCGCCCACAGGATTTCACATTCACTCCCTTCACCGACCGGTCCTTTTCCGCTGTTGAACACCCCAGACTGTACCGTACTCGTCCTGTCCGGTCTTATACGGTCATTGGAGAAGTGACCATTTCAGGAGAGCCGGACGAGGAGCCGGACTCGCTGGAAAAACGTCTTGTCGAGGCCGCCGGCAAGGTCGGCGCACAGGGGGTGATTCTCGTTGAAACAGGGCGGAGAATCTCCACAGTTGGAGAAGCCGGCCTGAGAAACGACCTTTTCGGCGGAGCCTCGAAGAGATACCGTGCCTATCCACCGGCTCTCCCCATCGAGGAGGAGTCGCTCTACCTGAAAGGGATGGCCATTCGATTCACCCACGAATGAGAGGAGTCT contains:
- a CDS encoding metallophosphoesterase, giving the protein MEKENSVSRRSFLRMALAFTGASMLPLKAVEVCWGKGGETFTFGVISDSHLTHVRGTEFVTNFDRGLRQAVAEVGLMWPEPDFIVFGGDLAQLGKKEEIDHGLEILSRIDVPIRFVIGEHDYYLDLGKYWQEKVSKLHYSFDHKGVHFVTLNSILTFEDWIRRWSTPEERMRQMARLDNPQGSPFMVGLEQINWLRDDLSKVDHDRPVIVLSHSPLYKIFKPWNFWTEDAEIVQSLLRPFKNVTVLHGHVHQILYNQIGNIGFQAWMSTAWPWPYPLAYTQKPNMIPKMTVFMNRADPFHERDATGWSQVTVDGGNVSQHYELWENTSRTVRFDERLGHPVDVEYQDPQRRIPPQTHY
- the dapA gene encoding 4-hydroxy-tetrahydrodipicolinate synthase, producing the protein MGKPIEGIITAVVTPFDENENVDEAAFRKIINYLIESGVNGLFPAGSQGEFFALTDEEKKRLIDVAVEEAGGRVFVMPNTGAITTRESIALTQYAEKAGADCVSIITPFFIHPNQEELREHFRAICQSVEIPVLCYNNPGRTGGVSLTPETLASLAGELPNFAGIKDSSGDLTQVAEMIRLCPPDFRVIMGRDTLIYGGLMYGAAGAIAATSNVAPRLVVGIYQAFKAGDHEKAKDYQRQLAPLRMAFGLGSFPVVIKEALTMIGLPAGRCRRPIQPLSDQNRRQLHDILLEMGIVSG
- a CDS encoding hydroxyacid dehydrogenase, with amino-acid sequence MDSRFKVLLYEPMHAEGTRLLEEKCRVVYADSFDEEALIRQASDVDGIVIRANGSVSRPVIESAPRLKVIGRHGVGLENIDLKAARERGITVVYTPDANTESVAEHFVALALMLAKKMVLADRALRAGTWQARYELIGEELRGKTLGVMGFGRIGQQTARICRYGFGMAVLYHDLVRYPRVEKELGAKPLDPETLFAEADFVSINLPLLDQTRGLVDAHLLRRMKPTAFLINMARGPVWKESDVVRALEEHWIAGAGSDVYEVEPAPADNPLFAQDSFVGTPHMAAHTEEGMIRMSMVARDIIAVLEGRAPEFPVPLEALK
- a CDS encoding endonuclease III, translating into MKDRHIDEVVRILRQTVKPWEDPAVTQVARRRDPYQVLISCLLSLRTQDETTDRASKRLFALARRPEEMIRLSPEAIEKAIYPVGFYRNKARTILEISRTLIERYGGRVPDRIDEILRFKGVGRKTANLVITLGFGKPGICVDTHVHRITNRWGYVATKTPKETEFALREKLPKRYWIEINDMLVSFGQRICRPVSPRCSTCPLSGYCARVGVARSR
- a CDS encoding metal-dependent hydrolase, which translates into the protein MPLPMGHAAIGLTTYGVCNSDEPILSRWKVFAGVVVLSNLPDIDILVGLLVRGNGNAFHRGPTHSLLFALTAGLLAANAWRLWPKAPRFGFATGFLVTLSHVLADALLTQSQVSFLWPLSVNWSHGHMGWHDLIGSVLLGSFRDFEIVAACGLFLFLYRWTRGFRIFERRSRTAIVSKVRRGPSSG
- a CDS encoding cytochrome C, with protein sequence MGRKVIFPVVSAIILAVGMIPALRADEFTEKDLKKWKGAFMQVVSEGERLFHSAIGSNSVSCDMCHPNAANTHPETYPKFQKQLGAVATLRDMINWCIQNPLEGEPLPLYDPRMIALEAYITWERRGVPLDPGKH
- a CDS encoding GntR family transcriptional regulator, which codes for MAKELKVSRQSIREAVKKAEAQGLISVRQGEGAVVLPAVSDWMEGLKARTIP
- a CDS encoding Ldh family oxidoreductase gives rise to the protein MSFAFPTGKYPPLVVDMATSASSAGKINDYLKRGEGIPQGWAVDRQGNPTTDPQMAREGFLLPMAGHKGYGLGLVVDLLTGALTGFFCGKEVPPLEDLTTPYGASFFMFVLDPGCFAGTETFKGKVDRLIDDCVTCPPMKGFQRVYFPGELEAMEEEERSKKGIPVHEEELARFFQALREVGVEVEEAALD
- a CDS encoding c-type cytochrome; the protein is MRPVVISLSLPLFLLLWSVSLFCQEAVPLGLPPVPVPEDNPQSAEKVVLGEKLFKDRRFSADGTISCAHCHNPAKAFTDGLPVAEGIGRLKGTRNSPTVVNSAYYTSLFWDGRRPSLEEQAKDPFVNSVEHGLGGAQDFHRFVVKIIQQDQDYLDRFKAVFDVEAEQITIDHVVKAIASFERTLISGDSPFDRYMYGEDKSALSESAKRGLELYKGKARCQECHTISANYALFTDNKFHNLGVGFRKIRPRLREIVREFRMAKHKGGELDESILTKAEISELGRFVVTLKTSDIGAFKTPTLRNIAVTGPYMHDGSLESLEEVMALYNKGGEKNPFLGSVRVLNLTEEEIRDIIEFLKSLTSPEYVHLMETEGVVKDSP